A stretch of the Panicum virgatum strain AP13 chromosome 9N, P.virgatum_v5, whole genome shotgun sequence genome encodes the following:
- the LOC120687339 gene encoding E3 ubiquitin-protein ligase RNF181-like produces the protein MADGEMDWIAARFLLSTILGVHPLVVLDDGGRDDEHFAVDDRGQRVTVPVPAAVEAPDGVAGVSVCAVCTEEVAAGQAVVRLPCAHWYHAGCIAPWLRIRNNCPTCRAELPREGGAERPRPPAGAGWLRREASYTMLAGTLPC, from the coding sequence ATGGCGGATGGGGAGATGGACTGGATCGCGGCGCGGTTCCTGCTGTCCACCATACTCGGGGTGCACCCGCTGGTGGTCCTGGACGACGGCGGCCGCGACGACGAGCACTTCGCCGTGGACGACCGCGGCCAGCGCGTgacggtgccggtgccggcggcggtggaggcgcccgACGGGGTGGCCGGCGTGTCGGTGTGCGCGGTGTGCACGGAGGAGGTCGCGGCGGGGCAGGCCGTGGTGCGGCTGCCGTGCGCGCACTGGTACCACGCCGGCTGCATCGCCCCCTGGCTGCGGATCCGGAACAACTGCCCGACGTGCCGGGCGGAGCTGCCTCGGGAGGGCGGGGCGGagaggccgcggccgcctgccGGTGCCGGCTGGTTGCGGCGGGAGGCGTCCTACACGATGCTTGCCGGCACGTTGCCCTGCTAA